A region from the Paenibacillus humicola genome encodes:
- a CDS encoding DODA-type extradiol aromatic ring-opening family dioxygenase: MTASMFIAHGSPMLAVETNTYASFLEELGRTMKRPKAVVLFTAHWESDPVAVSSSDEPYGTIHDFGGFPGELYEIRYPARGSSELAEETVSRLERKGIAARKDESRGLDHGSWVPLRRMFPSADIPVVQVSVNPFRPVREQFAIGEALRGLGGDDVLVIGSGSTVHNLRMLRPGAPAPEPWAVAFDDWLIGRMQERDGEALCRYEELAPHAKTAVPRAEHLVPLFIAMGSAGPEAKGHVLHRSYEMGSLSYLCVRFD, encoded by the coding sequence ATGACGGCTTCGATGTTTATCGCCCACGGTTCGCCCATGCTGGCGGTTGAGACGAATACGTATGCCTCGTTTCTTGAGGAGCTCGGGCGGACGATGAAGCGGCCGAAGGCGGTCGTGCTGTTTACCGCTCACTGGGAGAGCGATCCGGTTGCCGTATCTTCTTCGGATGAACCGTACGGCACGATTCACGATTTCGGCGGATTTCCGGGAGAACTGTATGAGATCCGGTATCCGGCGCGGGGCTCTTCGGAGCTTGCGGAAGAGACGGTCTCCCGCCTGGAACGAAAAGGAATCGCTGCCCGGAAGGACGAGTCGAGAGGGCTGGATCACGGTTCATGGGTCCCGCTGCGGCGCATGTTCCCAAGCGCGGACATTCCCGTCGTGCAGGTATCCGTCAATCCGTTCCGCCCGGTTCGGGAGCAGTTTGCGATCGGGGAGGCGCTGCGCGGGCTGGGCGGCGATGACGTGCTGGTTATCGGCAGCGGCTCGACCGTGCACAATCTCCGCATGCTGCGTCCGGGCGCTCCCGCGCCGGAGCCGTGGGCCGTCGCGTTCGACGATTGGCTGATCGGGCGCATGCAGGAAAGGGACGGCGAAGCGCTCTGCCGCTACGAGGAGCTCGCGCCGCACGCCAAGACCGCGGTGCCGAGGGCGGAGCATTTGGTGCCGCTGTTCATTGCCATGGGCAGCGCCGGTCCGGAAGCGAAGGGGCATGTTCTTCACCGGAGCTATGAAATGGGCTCGCTGAGTTATTTGTGCGTGCGGTTTGATTAA